The DNA window ATGACTAAACCAAAAAAAATAGCTGTTGTTTGCAATTACGCCTTGAACCCCAATCGCATTGGCGGTATGGATCGCTTTTGGGTGGCCTATGATCAGAAAGCCAAAGCATTAGGGTATGAAATAGATTGGTATTTTTCGGACTACACCCCATTTGAATTCTTTTCTGAATTGACGATATATAGTGCCAATAGCGACAATATGGAGTCTTTTTTCTTAGAAAAAGTAAAGCAAGACAGCTTAAAATACGATATTTTAGTCACTCATTTTTTGGGGTTATGTTCGTCCTTTTTCAAAAAGGCAAAAGCGACTGGTATTCAACAAATCATTGCAGTAGACCACAATCCGAGACCTCTAGAGGGGTTTCCGCTTGCGAAAATCATCAAAAATAAAATCAAAGGAATTTTATATTCCAGCTATATCGACCAGTTTATAGGCGTTTCTAATTATGCAAAAAAGCATATTCTCAAGGATTATGGTTTTTTTCTGGACAAAAAAATAAGCGTGATTTATAACGGAATTGATACTTCGGTTTTTGTAAAACGAACACAAGAAAATAGGAATAAATTTATACTTACTTCTCATTTGAGAGAATCAAAAGGGATTCAAGATTTATTGAGGGCGTTATCTATTGTAGAAAAACCAATTTTAAGCCAAATTCAAATCGATATGTATGGCGAAGGACCTTATGAAGACGAACTGAGAAGGTTGACCGCAGAATTTGATCTCGCGACCATTATAAACTTCAAGGGAAGTTCTTCTAAACTAAACGAACTGTATGCAGATTATGCCTATTTGATACAACCCTCACACGGCGAAACTTTTTGTTATTCTGTTATTGAAAGTTTAGCTTGCAATGTTCCAGTAATTACAACAGTCGAAGCAGGAAATGTGCTGTCTGTAATTAAGGAAGACCATAATGGATTTCTTTTTAATGCAGGAAATTACAATCAACTTGCTGCAATCCTAAAAAACATTGTTTTGGGGAATTTAAAAATCGAAAAGGATGTCAGCATGCCAATTGAAAAAGAGTTTAATTTAGAGAAAATGGTCAACGAACACATACAGTTATTACATTGAAAACAAATACAAATCCAGTTCTGACTTCGGCTCCCCTCTCCTTTGGAGAGGGGTTGTGGGTGAGGCTTAAAATCGCCTTCCTAACCCCCGAATATCCACATTCCAAAACTGGAAGTTTCGGAGGAATTGGCACGAGCATTAAGAATTTGGCTATCGGACTTTTAGCCGAAGGTTGCTCGGTTCGAGTGTTAGTTTATGGACAAAATTCAGAAAGTGTTTTTGATGACAATGGTATTACTATTCAACAGATACAAAATGTCAAATTCAAAGGATTGTCTTGGTTTTTGACTCGTAAAAAATTAGAGCGCATCATCAATCAATTGTATGCTGATAAGGCAATTGATTTAGTCGAAGCCCCCGATTGGACTGGCATAACCTCTTTTATCCAGCCCAAAAAATGCCCGATTGTTATCCGGCTGAACGGCTCGGACACTTATTTTTGTCAGTTGGATCACCGTCCAGTAAAATGGCAGAATCGATTTCACGAGAAGAGAGCACTGCAAACAGCTGATGGCTTAATTTCGGTTAGTCAATTCACTGCCGATTTGACTAATGAAGTTTTTGGATTGCAAAAGGAATTTACCATCATTCCAAATTCGATTGATGTGGATTTGTTCAATTTCAATAGCAATTTCAAAACCAACGCTGGAGTTCCCCCTTCGGGGGTTAGGGGGCTTTTATATTTCGGAAGTCTAATCCGTAAAAAAGGATTGTTAGAATTGCCCTTAATTTTCAATCAAGTGATTCAAAAAAATCCAGAAGCCCATCTCGTTTTGGTGGGTAAAGATGTGCCTGATATCGTTTCAGGCAATTCCTCGACTTGGGCGATGATGCAAGAATTATTTACCGCTGAGGCCTTGTCAAACGTTAGTTATTTGGGAAGTGTTCCGTATCAAAAGATAAAAGAACATATAAAAGAGGCAGCGGTTTGTGTTTTTCCTACATTTGCCGAAGCCTTACCCGTATCTTGGCTCGAGGCAATGGCCTTGCAAAAACCCATTGTGGCGACTAATATTGGCTGGGCAAAAGAAGTGATTGCGGATGGAGTAGAAGGTTTTTTGGTACATCCCAAAGCCCATCAAGAGTATGCCGAACGGATTTTGGAATTGCTCGGAAGTAGTCAATTGCAGGAAAGTTTTGGAATCGCTGCCCGAAAAAAAGTAGTAGAAAAATTCAGTATGCAAGTCGTGGCGCAAAAAAGTGTCTTGTTTTATAAATCCATAATAGGTTAGATTTGGTTATTCTCTATCATAGTAACAATCGAGTTGTCAGTGTAGTTTCAGAGCTAGACGGAATAGTGCCTTTTGATAAAAGTGCGACTATTGCTGCAGCTTTGGTGAACTTGGCGCAGCAATTTCCGGATTCAATATTACTTTGGTGTCATCAAAGTTTGCAAGCTCACCTAAACGTTTCGGAAATAGAGGATTTGTTTCATCATAAGAAATTGCTGCTATCCTTTAATCCATCAGAAAGTCCTTTTATTGATTCGGCTATTGGCTACGCCGATGCTTCGCTTTTCGTACCAATTAGTAAAATGGTTTCTTTTCCCAGTTGGCAAATGAGTAGTGTCGTGGGAGGTGTTTCGGCAGAGGTCTTGTTGGCTTTGAATGCTGCCATTCCATTAAAGGACAATTTTGATTATTTCTTGTGTTCGCTCGCTAAATTGGCTATGCCCAGAGGGTTGTTGTGTTATTCCGAACCCTTGCTTTTAAAACCGAATTCGCTAAGTATTCCAAGCAAAGGAAGCCTTTACACGCTTTTTCGTTTTGTAAAACAGCATTATAAAACCCGTTGGGTTTTCCTTTTAGTATTCAATTTGTTTTTATACGAACGAAAGTTGCCCATTTTGCCTTTTCTTTTTTCCCTTTTTTATAAAAATAGAACCAAAATAGCTATTCATTTGGATGGTATCATAGTGCAATCCTCCAAAAAAGTAATAGGTAAAGCCACAGTTGATGTTATTATTCCAACGATTGGGCGAAAAACTTATTTGTATGATGTCTTGAAAGATTTTTCGAAGCAAACTTTGTTACCTAATAAGATAGTTATTGTAGAACAAAATCCTGAAGCAGGCAGCAAAACCGAATTAGATTATATCCAAAATGAAAAATGGCCGTTTGAAATCCAACATATTTTTACCCATCAAGCGGGTGCGTGCAATGCGCGTAATTTGGCTTTAAATGAAACCAAAAGCGAATGGGTTTTCTTGGCAGATGACGACAATCGGTTTGAAAGTACTTTGCTAGCGGCTATTTTTGATAAGATAAAACAATTTGGAAATCAGGTGGTAACCACTTCCTATCCTCAAAAAAATGAAATCAAAAAATACAATAACCTCATACAATGGCCTACTTTTGGCGCGGGCAATAGTGTTATTAAAAGAGTACTTTTAGAAAAGGTGCGATTCAACAACGCCTTTGAATTTGGTTATGGTGAAGATAGCGATTTTGGCATGCAATTGCGAAATCAGGGTAATGATGTTTTGTATTTGCCAGAACCTGAAATACTGCATTTGAAAGCTCCTATGGGCGGTTTTAGAACAAAGCCTGTTTTGCAATGGCAAAAAGATGCAGTTCAGCCGAAGCCTTCACCAACCATAATGTTATTTCAATTGTTGCATTGCACAACAGAACAAACCAACAGCTATAAGACGATTTTATTTTTGCAGTATTATCGGCTTCAATCAATTACAAATCCGATACGCTATTATAGTCATTTTAAAAAGCAATGGGATCGCTCTGTGTTTTGGGCTAACCAATTAAAACAGCAAAATGAAGTTTAGTTTGATTATCTGTACCTATATGCGTCCTCAATCGGTCTTGCAACTCTTGCAATCGGTTCAGGAGCAGACTTTATATCCCGATGAAATCTTGATTTTTTATCCGTTTAATCAATAATAAAATTGAAGTCCTTTGAATTTAGATAACTAATTTATAACTATGGTGGTATTGGGTTTTGTGTGAAAGCAAAAAAGTGCAACCATTAAGAGTTCATTAAGTAAATTAAGATTTGTACTGCCCTTATCTTTCTTTTAATCGTGTAAAATCTTAAAAAATAGATTGTAATTTCAGCCTCTAAAGTACTTGTATAGTAAGAAAATTAAGATTTGTATCGCTCTTAATTTTCTTAATAGCCTTAATGGTTTAAAAAAATAATGCTCACACAAAACTCCGAAGTGCCATAACTATTATAAAAAACGAAATAAGTCAATTTAGGTGAATGTAATTCACTAAATTAGTTGTATTTTGGTGAATGTGAATCACTAAAATGAATTGAAAATAGTGAATGAATGTTAAATAGTGTTATCTTTGTGAAAAGTTTTATATGGAAATTAAACGATTTTTAAAAGACAGGATTATAGAGAAGCTTTTCAAAAATAAAGCTATAATTCTAATTGGTGCCAGACAAATTGGTAAAACAACCTTGCTAAATAAGTTGTTGTCTGTCTATGATAATACGCTGTTTCTGGATGGAGACGATAGAATTACCAGGGAGTTGTTGCAAAATCCTTCCACCGAAGAAATACGAAATATAATCGGAAATCATGCTATTGTTTTTATTGACGAAGTGCAAAGAATAGAGACCATAGGAATCACTTCCAAAATAATTGTGGACCAATTCAAGGATGTTCAGTTAGTACTGAGTGGCTCTTCTGCATTTGATATAAAAAATAAAACTAGCGAATCCTTGACAGGACGAAAATGGGAATTTACTATGTTTCCGATTACTTGGAAAGAATTGGAAGACACGGTAGGTTATGTCAAAAGTCTACAACAGCTTGATTTGCGATTGGTATATGGCATGTACCCTGAAATTATTGCACATCCTTCAGAAGAAAAAGAGCGACTAAAACAATTGGTTGATAGTTATTTGTATAATGATTTGTTAGCGTTTTCTACAATAAAAAAACCCGATGTATTAGAAAAATTGTTAAAAGCATTGGCGTTTCAGATGGGGAGTGAAGTTTCATTAAATGAGCTGGCGCAATTATTAAATGTGGATAAAAATACAGTAGCCAATTATATTCAGATTTTAGAAAAAGGATATGTCATTTTCACACTTTCTGGATATAGTAAAAACCTAAGAAATGAGCTGAAATTTGCCAAGAAAATCTATTTTTGGGACAATGGAGTTCGAAACACCATTATCAATAATTTTAATCCTATCGAAATGAGAAATGACAAAGGGGAATTATGGGAAAATTTTATTATTTCAGAGCGACTGAAGAAAAATAACTATGAAAATCCATTTGTAAAAAGTTATTTTTGGCGAACAACCAGCCAGCAAGAAATTGATTATATAGAACTTGAAAATGAGCAACTTACAGCTTTTGAAATAAAGACTAATGAAAATGCAAAAATTAGAAAGTTTGAAAAATTCAAGGAGGCTTATCAAACAGATGTAAAACTAATTCATAAAAAAAACTTTAGGGATTTACTTATTTAAAATGATGCAAGAACCTTTAAAGACCCTATCCTTCTCCCTCATCATCTGTACCTATATGCGCCCTCAATCGGTCTTGCAACTCTTGCGATCGGTTCAGGAGCAGACTTTATATCCCGACGAAATCTTGATTATTGATGGTTCTACGAATCAGGAGACGGCTCAAATTCTTGAAGAAAATCAATTTCCCTATTTGCATTATTATGCTGTACCACCCGAACATCGTGGTTTGACCAAGCAACGAAATTATGGAATAGAACGAATTGGTACAACGATGGAAATCGTTTGTTTTCTGGATGATGACATCGTTTTAGAAAAAGATTATTTTCAGCAATTGCTCCAAACCTACCAAAGTTATCCTGAGGCTCTTGGAGTTGGTGGTTATATTATGAATGAATCCGAATGCGAATTTGTTGGAGAACCGTATCACCCCAAAACCGATGAGTTTTATTTTGACGGTTGGACGCGAAAAGAGGGCAGCCGATTTATTCTTCGGAAAAAGTTGGGTTTGGACAGCGATTGTCCCCCAGGTTATGCGTCTTTGTATTCACACGGTAGAAGTGTAGGTTTCCTTCCTCCGAGCGGAAAAACATACGAAGTTGAAATGATGATGGGCGGGGTTTCCTCTTTTAGAAGCGAAGTGTTTAAAACCTTGACATTTTCCACATATTTTGAAGGTTATGGTTTATATGAAGACGCTGATTTTACTTTGAGAGTTTCAAAAATTGGGAAGTTGTATGTGAACACGGCCGCAAAATTATGCCATTATCACGCTGATTCCGGTAGACCTAACCAATACCAATACGGTAAAATGGTCGTGCGCAATGGTTGGTATGTTTGGAGAGTCAAAAATCCCAATCCGTCACTCCAGGCTAAAATAAAATGGCATTCGATTACGATTCTCTTGACAGTTATCCGATTTACCAATACATTTACCACCAAGAAACGAAAAGAAGCTTTTACAGAAGCAGTGGGAAGGACTATGGGCTGGTGGAGTTTGTGGTGGAATAAGCCTAGCTAAAAAGGTATTTTAATTTTGACGGTATTACAACAAAACGAAAATGAATAAAATAGATTTTTCTACAAAAAGAATTGATTGGGCCATTGTGTTGATTTCTGCTATGTTAATGGTATTTGTGGTAAATCTACCCTTCAAGGCCAATCGATTCGGTGATATCACTTTTCACGAAGAATCAAGGAATTTAGCATTGTTCATCAAAGGTGAAGTGGCTGCAGATAAGGTTGTAATCACCAGGGCACCCGGCCCATTATTGTTTTATACGCCAGCCTATTTATTGGCTCCGGTAGACGCTACTGATGATCAGTTATGGGTATATGGAGTGGTTTGTACAGTCATGATTTTAGTTGTTAGTTTGTTATTGATTTTTAGAATTGGGGCCATTTTTTTTTCTAAAGAAGTGGGACTTCTGACTGTTTTGTTGTTTTTTGGTTTTCCCATACATTGTTATTATGCATTGGGTATTTTGGCAGAGATACCAGCATTTTTTTCCTTGACTGTAGGTATTTATGGCTGGTGTATTGCCTTTACCGAGCCTCAGAAAAAGGTGGGGTGGTTCCTGTTGACATTTGGACTATGGCTGTTGATATTGAACCGTCCAAATACTATTCTCATTCTTGGAGTACTAGTTTTAGTAATTGGTTATTCGTTTTTTAAAAACAAATTATTTTATGAAAAATATGGTAGAAATTTAGGAATCACTTTTATTAGTGTTTTAATTCTAGGTGTTGGAACTTTTCGAATAGTGAATACCATAAATGGAACAAAGGTTAATGATAGCCAAGAATCGTTGTTTTATAGTGTTGCCCTTCAAGGTAGATTTCAGTTTAGAGAAGAGCCCGCCGATTTACGCTTTTGGGAAAGTGATAACCGCCCTGATAGTAAAGATTATCAAAATTGGATTCGATGCGGAAGAGAATTGGATGAAAGTATTAGTACTACATCACTTCCTTTTATCGAGGTTTATAGAAACTTTATCCTTAATGATATGGTGGCACATCCCTTATATACGGCTAGACAGATAGTAGTACGAGCTTTTTATGGGCATATCAATATTATTAGCAAGGTGCAACCCCAACAATTTAAAATGGGACCTTTTCGGGGTGCAGTTGCTTTCTGGTCCTTTATCTTGCTAATCAATTCGATCAACTTACTGGTGCTCGTTGGGGTTTCCATTTTTTTTATAAAAGAAAGAAAATGGATTCAGTATTGGATATTTTGGGGAATATGGATCGGATTAGTGGTTTTTCATAGTATAGTTTATATGGAGCCGCGTTATATTTTCCCTGCTAAGGTAGCCTTGTACATTATGAGTGCAGCGGGCTTGTATCGCATTCCTTTAATTAGAAAAATTATGGATAAAATTTCAGTTCCTATTTTTCCACTTTCAGGTGTCGGAAAATAGGAATTTACCATTTTGAAATCTAGTTATTGGATTGAATTTTACTTTAAATTTATAAAAATCGGGAGTAAGCCTAAAATCCGAAGTTAAATAAATATTTGCAAATGAAAAAAGAAGATATTGCCTATTTCCAAATCATCCTTATCCATGCTGTTTTGGGTTTTTTGGTCTATTTGCTTCCTTTTGTGGCTAAAATTTATGGGTATGCTATTTTTATTGTAGGTATTTTGTATGTCATGAAAAAGCAAAATAAGAACAACGAGGCCCTGATTGCAGCCGCTTATGTCGTGGGGAGTGAAGTTTTTTTGCGGATGACCGGAGGTAACCCTCTGTATGAAATTTCTAAATACGGAGTGATGGTTTTTATTTTTATGGGCATGTATTATAGTGGGTTCTCCAAAAGTGCTACTCCCTATTGGATTTTTCTGCTCCTTTTGGTGCCAAGTTTAGTGCTGACCACCTTTGTGCTCAATTTTGAAACTAATATGAAAAATGCCATTGCCTTTAATATCTCAGGTCCGGTCTGTTTGGCTGTGGCTTCTATCTATACCTACAGAAGAAAGATTCCTTTGGAAGAGATGAATTCTATTTTGCTCAGTATGGGACTGCCTATTATGAGTTGTATGGTGTATTTGACTTTTTTCACCCCCGACATTCGCGATGTGATTACCTCTACTCAATCTAATAGCGCAACTTCGGGGGGGTTTGGCCCCAACCAAGTGGCTACTATTTTAGGACTAGGTATGTTTATATTTTTCTCGAGGACTATTCTGGAGTCGAGGACAAAATTTATGCTTGGCCTTAACCTCTTAGTTGCGGTCAATATGAGTTATCGGGGAATGGTAACCTTCTCTCGAGGGGGCATGGTTACAGGTTTTCTGATGATTCTATTGTTGTTGTTGTTCCTCTATTATAAATCCAACTTTACCGGCAGGGTCAAACTCAATTATGTCATTGTTTTTATTGGAGCGGCAATGCTAGTTACTTGGGCCTACACCTCTTATCAAACAAGTGGGCTCATCGATAAGCGTTATGCGAATCAGGATGCGGCAGGACGGGAGAAGGAGTCTAAATTTACCGGAAGAGAAGATGTCGCCTTGGGCGAAATCAATGCTTTCTTAAAGAACCCTATATTTGGCGTGGGGGTAGGCAAGGGTGTAGAGGTACGTCTGGCCGAGACTGGAGATGGGACTTTATCTCATGACGAAATCACCCGCATGTTGGCCGAGCACGGTTCCTTGGGGATTGTAGGTTTATTAATCCTGTTTTTCACCCCTTTAGTTTTATATATCGAGAATAAATTCAACATGTTTTTGCTCTGTTTTTTGGTATTTTGGTTTTTAACCATCAATCACGCTGCCATGCGAACCGCCGCGCCAGCCTTTGTGTATTCCTTGTCGCTGCTGAATGTCTATTTTGAGAAGAATGTGAAGTAAACAGATTGCAGGTTGCAGGTTTCAGTAACAGCCATCTATCATCTGCAACCTGCTACCCCCTTTTCTTCGCCTTAATCATCATTTCCAATTGATCCCAAAGTTCCTCCGGAATCGCTTCGAGAATATTAAATTCTCCGGCACCTTTTAGCCATTCGCCACCATCTAGTACAACCACTTCACCATTCATATAGGCAGAAAAATCAGAAACCAAATACGCCGCTAGATTGGCTAATTCCTGATGGTTACCAACTCGTCCTAAAGGGACTTTTTTGGCCATATCAAATTTCTCGGCTAAGTTGCCCGGCAATAAACGATCCCAAGCGCCTTGGGTAGGAAAAGGTCCCGGAGCAATGGCGTTAGAGCGGATGCCGTATTTGGCCCATTCTACTGCGAGGCTTCGGGTCATAGCCAGTACTCCCGCTTTGGCAGCGGCACTCGGTACGACATAAGCCGAGCCGGTAAAGGCATAAGTAGTCACAATATTCAATATTGTTGCTGAAGTTTGCTTGCTGTCTATCCAATGTTTTCCAAAAGCTAGTGTGCAGTTTTTTGACCCTTTTAGTACAATATCTATGACGGTATCAAACGCATTGGCTGATAATCTTTCGGTGGGAGAGATAAAATTTCCCGCAGCATTGTTGAGCAATACATCAATTTTACCATAGGCTTTTAGGACTTCTTGCAGCATATTTTCGACTTGGTCGTATTGCCTTACATCGCATTGAACCGCCAGACAACTGCCGCCCGTTTCCGTTTCTAGGGCTGCTGCAGTGGTTTGCAGTTTCTCCAAATCTCGGGAACTGATAGCCACTTTAGCTCCAAGCTCCATAAAATAGCGGGTCATAGCTTTGCCTAAGCCGCTTCCACCACCGGTTACCACAATTACTTTGCCTTGCAAGGCATCATCACGAAGCATTTTTGCTGAGAAATCCATAGTTGTTTTTTTTTAGAGATGTAAATATAGGGAAAAATGGTTAAAATGGTTAATTGGTTAACTGATGGCGGATAAATAAGCAATGGTAATGCCAATTTGCCCTTAACTACAACAGATTGCCGCGCTTCACTCCGTTACGCTCGCAATCACAAAGGGACGTGAGAACGATTGAGGTGTGTTCGACAGATTGCCGCGCTTCAGTCCGTTACGCTCGCAATGACATAAGTGAGGATTTTAAATCTTACACAATCTCTTCGCGGCTTCTTCCAAGGTTGGGTTGTCTTTGGCAAAGCAAAACCGAATTCGTTTTTCGTCCACGGCATCCCCATAAAAAGTAGAAAGAGGAATGGCCGCCACACCGTGTTCGAGAATCAAGCGTTTGCAAAAATCTACATCATTTTCATCACTGATAGCAGCGTAGGAAACTACCTGAAAATAGGTTCCTTCGCAGGGAAGTAGTTGGAAGCGACTGCTGTGGATTAATGTACTAAAATAGTCGCGTTTTTCTTGATAGAAGTTACTCAGTTCAGATACATCAACCACATCCAAATACTCGCTGATGGCGACTTGGCAAATACTGTTCACACTAAAAACCAAAAACTGGTGCACTTTTTTGATCTCTGTCATTAAGTGGTCAGGAGCTACGAGATAACCAATTTTCCAACCTGTGATGTGAAACGATTTGCCAAAAGAGGCAATTACTACCGCACGATTTTTGAGTTTCTCCCGTGAATGAACCGAAATATGGTTTTGTTCAAAGGTGATGTATTCATAGACTTCGTCGGAAAGCACTATTGCTTTAGGAAATTTTTCTAAGAGGTTTTCCAATGCCTCAAAATCGGTTTGGGTCCAGATTTTCCCGGTGGGGTTATGCGGATTGTTGATGATGATCATTTTGGTATTGGGCGAAAAGGCTTTTTCAATTCGGTTCCAATTGGGTGTGTAATCCTCATTCAAAGCTACCCGAACAGGTTGGGCATTGCATAGCAAAATGGGGGATTCATAGCAGTCATAACTGGGGTCGAGCAATAGGACTTCCTCCCCTGAATTGACCAAAGCTGTGATTGTAGTGAATATGGCCTGTGTTGCTCCGGCTGTGACTAGAATTTCGGTTTCCGCTTGAATGGTTCTGTGATAGGATTTCAAAACCAAGGCCGCTATCTTATTCAGTAACGGAGGATAACCCGACATCGGGAGGTATTGATGGACATTTTCTTTAGCCAAACGAGCGATACTATCCGAGAGCCTCGGGTCTATAGCGAAATTAGGAAAACCCTGAGAAAGGTTGATAGCCTTGTATTCGCTTGCCATTTTAGACATTAGGGTAAAGATACTCGTGCCGATATGGGGTAGTTTGGACATATTTTGTTTGGATTAAACCTGATAGGTTTTTAAAACCTGTCAGGTTTAAGATATATGGTTTAAAAAAAGGTGTCTATTGAGACGTCATTACTTTTTAGCTCATGGACGTATTTAAAGTTTTCGATATCACCAAATAGTTTCATTACTTCTTTGCGTTTTAATTTCGTTGGTTTGTTCGAAATACAACTGATATATGAACTCCAAGGATATTGTAAAGGATGTTCACAAATAGAATGATGAACAGGATTATTATGGATGTAGGCAATTAGGTTTTGAAAATAATTTTCGTTTTCAATGCCCTTTCTCTTGAATGGTCTTTCAAAAAGAGCACCGTGTCGATTGTATTTTTTGTTGAAGGCTTTTGTATAAGCATTAAATAGATTAGAAAAAGATTGAGAAGGTTGAATTACATTTTCAGTTTTTATTTCTTCCTTGTCTTTGATTCTAATTAAGAAATGAAAGTGGTTTTTCATTAAGCACCAAGCATAGGTTTCAGCCATAGGTTCGATATGCAAATCGTATAATTTTAGAAAATACTCGTAGTTGCTGTTTTCTTTAAAAAGGAGATCACTATTAATGCCTCGGTTGTATATGTGGTAGTACTTTTCGTTTTCAAGGGGTTGAATGGGTTGCATATAATTTGTCGGTTCTTAACAAACCTGACAGGTTTTTAAAACCTGTCAGGTTTAGGTTAGTAAGATCTCCAAGATGCTTGTCGCTGCCTCGCTGATTTTGGTTCCGGGGCCAAAGACGGCTACTGCTCCTGCATCAAATAAGAATTGGTAATCTTGTGCTGGAATTACACCGCCAACAATCACCATAATATCTTCTCGGCCGTGTTTTTTGAGTTCTTCGATGACTTGTGGAACCAATGTTTTGTGACCAGCGGCAAGTGAGGAAACGCCTAGTATGTGTACGTCGTTTTCGACCGCTTGTTTGGCGGCTTCGGCTGGGGTTTGAAACAAGGGGCCTATATCGACATCAAAACCCAAATCGGCATAACCGGTAGCAACCACTTTCGCGCCTCGATCGTGTCCGTCTTGTCCCATTTTGGCAATCATAATTCTGGGGCGACGGCCTTCTTTGAGGGCAAATTCGTCGGCCAGTTGTTTGGCTTTTTCAAAGCTTTTGTCGTCTTTTATTTCTTTGCTATACACGCCACTAAAGGATTTGATTTGTGCTTTATATCTTCCGAAAACGGTTTCCAAGGCATCACTAATTTCGCCTAAAGTGGCTCGGTTTCGCGCTGCATCTACAGCAATTTCCAATAAATTGCCTTCGCCAGTTTGGGCACAAAGGGTTAGTTTTTTGAGGGATTGATGTACTTTTTCAGTTTCTCGACTTGCTTTTATTCGTTCTAATTGTTCGATTTGTTGTCGGCGCACCATTTGGTTATCGACATCTAGAATTTGCAAGGGGTCTTCTTTTTCCAATCGGTATTTGTTGACGCCTACAATGATGTCCTGACTGCTGTCGATACGGGCTTGTTTTCGGGCGGCGGCTTCTTCGATTCTAAGTTTTGGTATTCCCGATTCGATGGCTTTGGTCATTCCGCCGAGTTCTTCGACTTCTTCGATGAGTTTCCAAGCGTTTTGAGCTATTTCGTTTGTGAGGCTTTCGACATAAAAACTGCCTGCCCAAGGATCTACTGTTTTGCAGATTTTGGTTTCTTCCTGCAAATAGATTTGGGTGTTTCTGGCAATTCTGGCGGAGAAATCTGTAGGCAAAGCGATGGCTTCATCCAAGGCGTTAGTATGAAGTGATTGGGTTCCTCCGAAAGCGGCAGCGGCTGCCTCAATAGTAGTTCGAGCTACATTGTTGAACGGATCCTGCATAGTCAAACTCCAGCCTGAGGTTTGGCAATGGGTTCTTAAAGCTAATGATTTATCGTCTTTGGGGTTGAATTGTTTCACTAGTTTAGCCCATATCATTCGGCCCGCGCGCATTTTGGCAATCTCCATAAAGTGATTCATTCCAATGGCCCAGAAAAAAGAGAGGCGAGGAGCGAAGTCGTCAATACTCATTCCGGTTGCCAGTCCGGTTCGGATGTATTCCAAACCATCGGCGAGCGTGTATGCCAACTCGATATCGGCAGTGGCGCCCGCTTCTTGCATATGATAGCCCGAGATGGAAATGGAGTTGAATTTTGGCATTTTTTTGCTCGTGAATTCAAATATATCGGCAATGATTTTCATCGAAGGCGTTGGCGGATAAATGTAGGTATTGCGCACCATAAATTCTTTCAGA is part of the Flavobacterium nackdongense genome and encodes:
- the scpA gene encoding methylmalonyl-CoA mutase; translated protein: MTRKNLQHIKLEKSEAQSWKLEAGRDLSDDASFLTAEGISVKSTYTKQELENLEHLDFGAGFAPNLRGPYATMYVRRPWTIRQYAGFSTAEESNAFYRRNLAAGQKGLSIAFDLPTHRGYDSDHERVVGDVGKAGVAIDSVEDMKVLFDQIPLGEMSVSMTMNGAVLPIMAFYIVAAEEQGVPPIQLSGTIQNDILKEFMVRNTYIYPPTPSMKIIADIFEFTSKKMPKFNSISISGYHMQEAGATADIELAYTLADGLEYIRTGLATGMSIDDFAPRLSFFWAIGMNHFMEIAKMRAGRMIWAKLVKQFNPKDDKSLALRTHCQTSGWSLTMQDPFNNVARTTIEAAAAAFGGTQSLHTNALDEAIALPTDFSARIARNTQIYLQEETKICKTVDPWAGSFYVESLTNEIAQNAWKLIEEVEELGGMTKAIESGIPKLRIEEAAARKQARIDSSQDIIVGVNKYRLEKEDPLQILDVDNQMVRRQQIEQLERIKASRETEKVHQSLKKLTLCAQTGEGNLLEIAVDAARNRATLGEISDALETVFGRYKAQIKSFSGVYSKEIKDDKSFEKAKQLADEFALKEGRRPRIMIAKMGQDGHDRGAKVVATGYADLGFDVDIGPLFQTPAEAAKQAVENDVHILGVSSLAAGHKTLVPQVIEELKKHGREDIMVIVGGVIPAQDYQFLFDAGAVAVFGPGTKISEAATSILEILLT